The following are encoded together in the Thiobacillus sp. SCUT-2 genome:
- a CDS encoding magnesium and cobalt transport protein CorA, whose protein sequence is MPETAINCLLFTDSKPRAIEFDAISEHVGQPDRFIWIELKSPDSQTITRLGEELGLHALALEDAISTHQRPKLEDYDGHVFIATRTAQLWESRMELGETHLFVGGNFVVAIRHDSGGGYQRVTERLQRPPNGIRAATPYALYLVLDLIVDQFRPVIEGMQDHFHALESQLMAGARPGRDMLEQLYEMKRDLTALRDATEPMQEITQNLIRLHPELSTKELRAYYRDIHDHAVRVSAAIDRLRASTSDAMQFHLASLSVGQNESVQKLAGWGALLALPTVVFSLYGMNFVDMPELKWPWAYPVVLLGTSVAVLVLYRRLKRRGWI, encoded by the coding sequence TTGCCGGAGACCGCCATCAACTGCCTGCTCTTCACCGATTCCAAGCCGCGCGCCATCGAATTCGACGCCATCAGCGAACATGTCGGGCAGCCGGACCGCTTCATCTGGATCGAGCTGAAGTCGCCGGACAGCCAGACGATCACGCGCCTCGGCGAGGAGCTCGGACTGCACGCGCTGGCGCTGGAGGACGCGATCTCCACGCATCAGCGGCCGAAGCTGGAGGACTACGACGGACATGTCTTCATCGCCACGCGCACGGCGCAGCTGTGGGAATCGCGCATGGAACTCGGCGAGACGCACCTGTTCGTCGGCGGCAACTTCGTCGTCGCCATCCGCCACGACAGCGGCGGCGGCTACCAGCGCGTGACCGAACGCCTGCAGCGTCCGCCCAACGGCATCCGCGCCGCGACGCCCTACGCGCTCTATCTGGTGCTCGATCTGATCGTCGACCAGTTCCGGCCGGTGATCGAGGGGATGCAGGACCATTTCCATGCGCTCGAAAGCCAGCTGATGGCCGGTGCCAGGCCCGGGCGCGACATGCTGGAGCAGCTGTACGAGATGAAGCGCGATCTGACGGCGCTGCGCGACGCCACCGAGCCGATGCAGGAGATCACGCAGAACCTGATCCGCCTGCATCCGGAACTGTCGACCAAGGAATTGCGCGCCTACTACCGCGACATCCACGACCATGCGGTGCGCGTGTCGGCGGCGATCGACCGCCTGCGGGCGTCGACCTCGGACGCGATGCAGTTCCATCTCGCCTCGCTGTCGGTCGGGCAGAACGAATCGGTACAGAAGCTTGCAGGCTGGGGCGCGCTGCTGGCCTTGCCGACGGTGGTGTTCAGCCTCTACGGGATGAACTTCGTCGACATGCCCGAGCTGAAGTGGCCGTGGGCCTACCCCGTCGTGCTGTTGGGAACCAGCGTCGCGGTGCTGGTGCTCTACCGCCGGCTCAAGCGGCGCGGCTGGATCTAG
- a CDS encoding glycosyltransferase, translating to MSDAISLPRSLHVVGGKGSGGAERFAVRLINALAQRGQPVAAVTVAGGEVARAIDPGVRQYHAPMLGVWDLYSRWRINRAIADFRPDVVQTYMGRATRIVHLPPDRPPVHLARLGGFYNLKGYRHAHAWVGNTHGIRDYLTTHGLPAARVRYIGNFVDAPRRVAAAELDALRRQLGLDGCRIVLGLGRLHPNKGWADLLQAFARLPAALGATPLHLVMVGDGPLRRELEQLAQSLGIAARVHWAGWKHDPAPYYQLADVFVCASVHEPLGNVILEAWANRVLLVSTRAQGPLELIQDGVNGLLAPVSDPAALAAVLHAALVLEPAHTDRLIEAGHAEVDHHYSEAAIVGDYVALYAALHDDAAVPAPAGAAPSRR from the coding sequence TTGAGCGACGCGATTTCCCTGCCGCGCAGCCTGCACGTCGTCGGCGGCAAGGGTTCGGGCGGCGCCGAGCGTTTCGCCGTGCGCCTCATCAATGCCCTGGCGCAGCGCGGCCAGCCGGTCGCGGCGGTCACCGTGGCCGGCGGCGAGGTCGCGCGCGCGATCGACCCCGGGGTGCGCCAGTACCACGCGCCGATGCTCGGCGTGTGGGACCTCTACTCGCGCTGGCGCATCAACCGGGCCATCGCGGATTTCCGGCCCGACGTCGTGCAGACCTACATGGGCCGCGCAACGCGCATCGTCCACCTGCCGCCGGACCGACCGCCGGTTCATCTCGCGCGGCTAGGCGGCTTCTACAACCTCAAGGGCTACCGCCACGCGCACGCCTGGGTCGGCAACACGCACGGCATCCGCGACTATCTGACGACGCACGGGCTGCCGGCCGCACGCGTGCGATACATCGGCAACTTCGTCGACGCGCCGCGCCGCGTGGCCGCCGCCGAGCTCGACGCCCTGCGTCGCCAGCTGGGGCTCGACGGTTGCCGGATCGTGCTCGGACTCGGCCGCCTCCATCCCAACAAGGGCTGGGCCGATCTGCTGCAGGCCTTTGCGCGCCTCCCGGCGGCACTTGGCGCCACGCCGCTGCATCTCGTGATGGTGGGCGACGGCCCGCTGCGCCGTGAGCTCGAGCAGCTCGCCCAATCGCTCGGCATCGCGGCGCGCGTGCATTGGGCTGGCTGGAAGCACGATCCCGCCCCCTACTACCAGCTGGCCGACGTCTTCGTCTGCGCCTCCGTGCACGAACCGCTCGGCAACGTCATCCTCGAAGCCTGGGCCAACCGCGTGCTGCTGGTTTCCACCCGGGCACAGGGGCCGCTGGAACTGATCCAGGACGGCGTCAACGGCCTGCTTGCGCCCGTTTCCGATCCGGCCGCGCTCGCCGCCGTGCTGCACGCGGCACTCGTGCTGGAGCCGGCCCACACTGACCGCCTGATCGAGGCGGGGCACGCCGAGGTGGACCACCATTATTCGGAAGCGGCGATCGTAGGGGACTACGTCGCGCTCTACGCGGCGCTGCACGACGACGCGGCGGTGCCCGCACCCGCAGGCGCCGCCCCTTCCCGCCGGTAA